One genomic segment of Gemmatimonadota bacterium includes these proteins:
- a CDS encoding cell division protein FtsW has translation MTSPAGILGGAGTRQTPRASQAQGAALVRDRWRMSAEAKALIIVTAALLAFGLATLYSASAYVAMQKDLPSWFFLWKQMTGAMVGIVGFAVLAKLDAEQFREWAWWIMGACIVALLLTVIPGTEFIAPRIGGSRRFLRGGSIQPSEFAKLALVVWTAMLIVKKGGEDGLRRLSKGLLPFLIILGVLCLLVALQPDLSVAFFYVIVMGVMLFAAGARIGHFVLLGMLLIPVAWSEINRLEYVMRRIMGFAAGAAESTAAVNHQLQQSLIAVGSGGIFGVGFGQGRQQFGFLPLPYNDFIGSNVGEEWGFIGIAGLICAFALWCWLGFRIAKAARSPFQQLVAIGLTVTMVMTAFLHLGVVIGLLPTTGLTLPFISYGRSNIVLSLLMTGILVNIGSVKERVIGDAATDPLTARR, from the coding sequence ATGACCTCGCCCGCCGGGATCCTCGGCGGGGCGGGCACTCGGCAGACCCCGCGCGCCTCGCAGGCGCAGGGGGCCGCGCTCGTGCGTGATCGCTGGCGCATGTCGGCCGAGGCCAAGGCCCTGATCATCGTCACCGCGGCCCTCCTCGCGTTCGGGCTGGCCACGCTCTACTCGGCCAGCGCCTACGTCGCGATGCAGAAGGACCTGCCCAGCTGGTTCTTCCTCTGGAAGCAGATGACCGGCGCGATGGTCGGCATCGTCGGCTTCGCCGTGCTCGCCAAGCTCGACGCCGAGCAGTTCCGCGAGTGGGCCTGGTGGATCATGGGGGCCTGCATCGTCGCGCTCTTGCTTACGGTGATCCCGGGGACCGAGTTCATCGCGCCGCGCATCGGCGGCTCGCGCCGCTTCCTCCGCGGCGGCTCGATCCAGCCGTCGGAGTTCGCCAAGCTCGCGCTCGTCGTCTGGACGGCGATGCTCATCGTGAAGAAGGGCGGGGAGGACGGACTCCGCCGCCTCTCGAAGGGCCTGCTCCCCTTCCTGATCATCCTCGGCGTCCTCTGCCTCCTCGTCGCCCTGCAGCCCGACCTCTCGGTCGCCTTCTTCTACGTGATCGTGATGGGCGTGATGCTCTTCGCGGCCGGCGCGCGCATCGGGCACTTCGTGCTCCTCGGGATGCTGCTCATCCCGGTGGCGTGGAGCGAGATCAACCGCCTCGAGTACGTCATGCGCCGCATCATGGGCTTCGCGGCGGGCGCGGCGGAGAGCACGGCGGCGGTGAATCACCAGCTGCAGCAGTCGCTCATCGCCGTCGGCTCGGGCGGGATCTTCGGCGTCGGCTTCGGGCAGGGGCGCCAGCAGTTCGGCTTCCTTCCGCTCCCGTACAACGACTTCATCGGCAGCAACGTGGGCGAGGAGTGGGGCTTCATCGGCATCGCCGGGCTCATCTGCGCCTTCGCGCTCTGGTGCTGGCTCGGCTTCCGCATCGCGAAGGCCGCGCGCTCGCCGTTCCAGCAGCTCGTCGCCATCGGCCTCACGGTCACGATGGTGATGACCGCCTTCCTGCATCTCGGCGTCGTCATCGGCCTCCTGCCGACGACGGGGCTCACGTTGCCGTTCATCTCGTACGGCCGCTCGAACATCGTCCTCTCGCTGCTCATGACCGGCATCCTGGTGAACATCGGGAGCGTGAAGGAGCGCGTGATCGGCGACGCCGCGACGGACCCGCTCACGGCGCGGCGGTGA
- a CDS encoding UDP-N-acetylglucosamine--N-acetylmuramyl-(pentapeptide) pyrophosphoryl-undecaprenol N-acetylglucosamine transferase, giving the protein MTFRATTGVDVVFTGGGTGGHLYPGIAIARALVRARPEVRPFFVGAQRGIERDILPTTEFPHLLLDLHPLYRPKVWQNWRTLRGAMSGWGELDRLMRERHPRLVVGTGGYAAGLTSLWGWARGVRVVQHIGDAIPGITARWSARVCTEAYLGYPEAERFLPHNGCVFRDTGNPIEPPPDIKPAAAEARARWGLPAAATVLLVFGGSQGARALNRAVANWIERGLPKGLCVLWATGKAHYDAFKHLDRPDVRVLSYIAPIAEAYATADLALVRGGMMGSSELCAWGVPMVIVPLPTAANDHQTANAKVLETAGAARHLPESELTADRLDLELRSLLADPAKLAAMSKAAKARGRPRAAAEIAGHIARLLG; this is encoded by the coding sequence ATGACCTTCCGCGCCACCACCGGCGTGGACGTCGTCTTCACGGGCGGCGGGACGGGCGGGCACCTGTATCCCGGCATCGCGATCGCCCGCGCGCTCGTCCGCGCGCGCCCCGAGGTCCGTCCGTTCTTCGTCGGCGCGCAGCGCGGCATCGAGCGCGACATCCTGCCGACGACCGAGTTCCCGCACCTCCTGCTCGACCTGCATCCGCTCTACCGCCCCAAGGTCTGGCAGAACTGGCGGACCCTCCGCGGCGCCATGAGCGGATGGGGCGAGCTGGACCGGCTGATGCGCGAACGGCATCCGCGCCTCGTCGTCGGTACGGGGGGTTACGCGGCGGGGCTCACGAGCCTCTGGGGATGGGCGCGCGGCGTCCGCGTGGTGCAGCACATCGGCGATGCGATCCCCGGCATCACCGCCCGCTGGAGCGCGCGCGTCTGCACCGAGGCGTACCTCGGCTATCCCGAGGCCGAGCGCTTCCTCCCGCACAACGGCTGCGTCTTCCGCGACACCGGCAACCCGATCGAACCGCCGCCGGACATCAAGCCCGCGGCCGCCGAGGCGCGCGCGCGGTGGGGATTACCCGCAGCGGCGACGGTGCTGCTCGTCTTCGGCGGATCGCAGGGCGCGCGCGCGCTCAATCGCGCCGTCGCGAACTGGATCGAACGCGGCCTCCCCAAGGGACTCTGCGTCCTCTGGGCCACGGGGAAGGCGCACTACGATGCCTTCAAGCATCTCGACCGCCCCGACGTGCGCGTCCTGAGCTACATCGCCCCCATCGCCGAAGCCTACGCCACCGCCGACCTCGCCCTCGTGCGCGGCGGCATGATGGGCTCGAGCGAACTCTGCGCCTGGGGCGTGCCGATGGTGATCGTCCCGCTGCCGACGGCGGCGAACGACCACCAGACCGCGAATGCGAAGGTGCTCGAGACCGCTGGCGCCGCGCGGCACCTGCCCGAGTCCGAACTGACGGCGGACCGGCTCGACCTCGAACTGCGCTCGCTGCTCGCCGATCCGGCCAAGCTCGCGGCGATGTCCAAGGCCGCCAAGGCCCGCGGTCGGCCGCGCGCGGCGGCCGAGATCGCGGGGCACATCGCGCGGTTGCTCGGCTGA
- the murC gene encoding UDP-N-acetylmuramate--L-alanine ligase — MPLLDPTSTKPIHFQGIAGAGMSALAELCHRRGATVTGCDQNPDGAADLVALGIAVQKGHDPAHLDGHRALVVSSAIPKDHPEILRARALGLEVVRRAEALAEATAGGMLIGVAGTHGKSTTTVMTTEALAAAGKNPTGVVGARVTAWGGNLSKGGHDVFVVEADEYDRSFLALTPAVAVVTNVEADHLDIYRDLQDIHETFSEYVGRARYVVLCADDAGANRLPSPATAEVIRYGITSPDARLVAKDIRHHDGRTTFSVVYDGKPSGEVTLGVPGLHNVRNALAALACGIGPWGLKVEEMAGGLARFVGAERRFQRIGSAAGVSVVDDYAHHPTELEATLAAAREAYPGRRIVVAFQPHLFSRTRDFAAEFGQALAKADVIALCDIYPAREQPMPGVTSQLIADAATAVGHAPAWMGPRAQAAEWLASAVRDGDVVFTVGAGDITKTGPELLARLGA, encoded by the coding sequence ATGCCTCTCCTCGACCCGACCTCCACCAAGCCCATCCACTTCCAGGGCATCGCCGGCGCCGGCATGAGCGCCCTCGCGGAGCTCTGCCACCGCCGCGGTGCGACGGTCACCGGCTGCGACCAGAACCCCGACGGTGCGGCCGACCTCGTCGCCCTCGGCATCGCGGTGCAGAAGGGTCATGACCCCGCGCATCTCGACGGCCATCGCGCCCTCGTCGTCTCGAGCGCCATCCCCAAAGACCATCCCGAGATCCTCCGCGCGCGCGCGCTGGGCCTCGAGGTCGTGCGTCGCGCCGAAGCGCTCGCCGAGGCCACCGCGGGCGGGATGCTCATCGGCGTCGCGGGGACGCACGGGAAGAGCACCACCACCGTGATGACCACCGAAGCGCTCGCCGCCGCGGGGAAGAACCCCACCGGCGTCGTCGGCGCGCGCGTCACCGCCTGGGGCGGCAATCTCTCCAAGGGCGGGCACGACGTCTTCGTGGTCGAGGCCGACGAGTACGACCGCTCCTTCCTCGCGCTCACGCCGGCCGTCGCGGTCGTCACCAACGTCGAGGCCGACCATCTCGACATCTATCGCGACCTGCAGGACATCCACGAGACCTTCAGCGAGTACGTCGGCCGCGCGCGGTACGTGGTGCTCTGCGCCGACGACGCCGGCGCGAACCGCCTCCCCTCGCCGGCGACGGCCGAGGTGATCCGCTACGGCATCACGAGCCCCGACGCCCGCCTCGTCGCGAAGGACATTCGCCATCACGACGGCCGCACCACCTTCAGCGTCGTCTACGATGGCAAGCCGAGCGGCGAGGTCACCCTTGGCGTGCCCGGCCTGCACAACGTGCGCAACGCCCTCGCCGCGCTCGCCTGCGGCATCGGGCCGTGGGGACTCAAGGTCGAGGAGATGGCGGGCGGGCTCGCGCGCTTCGTCGGCGCCGAACGCCGCTTCCAGCGCATCGGGAGCGCCGCCGGCGTGTCGGTGGTGGACGACTATGCGCACCATCCGACCGAACTCGAAGCGACCCTCGCCGCGGCGCGCGAGGCGTATCCGGGGCGGCGCATCGTCGTCGCCTTCCAGCCGCACCTCTTCTCGCGCACACGCGACTTCGCGGCCGAGTTCGGGCAGGCGCTCGCCAAGGCCGACGTGATCGCGCTCTGCGACATCTACCCCGCGCGCGAGCAGCCCATGCCCGGCGTGACGTCGCAGCTCATCGCCGACGCGGCGACCGCCGTGGGGCACGCGCCCGCCTGGATGGGGCCGCGCGCGCAGGCCGCCGAGTGGCTCGCGAGCGCGGTGCGCGACGGCGACGTGGTCTTCACGGTCGGGGCGGGGGACATCACCAAGACCGGTCCGGAACTCCTCGCGCGCCTCGGCGCGTAG
- a CDS encoding FtsQ-type POTRA domain-containing protein, with protein sequence MAPIGDNDLGPDAGAAAPRRSTGARPQIGAAGSDEPRWKKRVRRIGQLAAVLTLLASPWWGRAILREMDFFRVRRVVIEGARYASPDEIVSRLRVDTTTASIWDDVSPLVARVKEHPQVRDVRIGRRLPGTLVVRVTENPPVAFVNTTKGLVVTDADGKPLPVDPTRTDVDLPVLASRDTLLLRLLGEVRAEIPSLFARVSEARRGSRGDIVLVLAEHRILAKADVSAARLAEVLPVELDLARRGRTVTELDLRFKDQVVARLP encoded by the coding sequence ATGGCTCCCATCGGCGACAACGACCTCGGTCCTGACGCAGGGGCGGCCGCGCCGCGCCGCAGCACCGGGGCGCGGCCGCAGATCGGCGCCGCCGGGAGCGACGAGCCGCGCTGGAAGAAGCGCGTCCGCCGGATCGGGCAGCTCGCGGCGGTCCTCACGCTCCTCGCGTCGCCCTGGTGGGGCCGCGCGATCCTGCGGGAGATGGACTTCTTCCGCGTGCGCCGCGTCGTGATCGAGGGCGCCCGTTACGCCTCTCCTGACGAAATCGTTTCCCGCTTGAGGGTCGACACGACCACCGCCTCGATCTGGGACGACGTGTCGCCCCTCGTGGCGCGAGTGAAGGAGCATCCCCAGGTGCGCGACGTGCGCATCGGACGGCGGCTCCCAGGGACCCTCGTCGTTCGCGTGACCGAGAACCCGCCGGTGGCGTTCGTGAACACCACCAAGGGGCTCGTCGTCACCGACGCGGACGGGAAGCCCCTGCCGGTGGATCCCACACGGACCGACGTGGACCTGCCGGTGCTCGCGTCGCGCGATACGCTCCTCCTCCGGCTCCTCGGGGAGGTGCGCGCGGAGATCCCGTCACTCTTCGCCCGCGTGAGCGAGGCGCGACGTGGCTCCCGCGGCGACATCGTCCTCGTGCTCGCTGAACACCGCATCCTCGCCAAGGCCGATGTCTCGGCCGCCCGTCTGGCCGAGGTGCTGCCCGTCGAACTCGATCTCGCGCGTCGCGGTCGCACGGTCACCGAACTGGATCTCCGGTTCAAGGACCAGGTGGTCGCCCGACTCCCTTAG
- the ftsA gene encoding cell division protein FtsA yields MHTERLVAGLDIGSAKTTAVIAEVVGDLPKHPTVNILGVGQSRTTGLRKGVVADIEETQRSITKAMQDAERMAGAQVETVYAGIAGEHVEAMTSRGVAAVTGAEITKADVDRANAGARAQSIPQDRELIHAIPQEYTVDRNIGIRDPIGMIGTRLETEMYLVTIGSSPAMNLRKAVERSGYKVQELVLEPLASALSVLTDDEKELGVALVEMGAGTTDVAVFHEGKIRHLGTIGYGGLNVTSDIVHGLGVTQADAERLKEQYGAAFEGFVPHEEKIRLPSTGAQGDREIPRSLLAHIIHQRTQEIFEMVLRDIEAAGLIKKLSAGVVVTGGASAQPGTADLANEVFGLGARIGIPGEFLGGLADSVQAPRFATVTGLVQYGAHRVALGANPGKGKRMSLSTAGPSMDNLAARFKTWLQDFF; encoded by the coding sequence ATGCATACCGAACGTCTCGTCGCCGGCCTCGACATCGGATCCGCCAAGACCACCGCGGTCATCGCGGAGGTCGTGGGCGACCTGCCGAAGCATCCCACCGTCAACATCCTCGGCGTGGGCCAGTCCCGCACCACCGGCCTCCGCAAGGGTGTCGTCGCGGACATCGAGGAGACGCAGCGCTCCATCACCAAGGCGATGCAGGACGCCGAACGGATGGCGGGCGCGCAGGTGGAGACGGTCTATGCCGGGATCGCGGGGGAGCACGTCGAGGCGATGACCTCGCGCGGCGTCGCCGCGGTGACGGGCGCCGAGATCACCAAGGCCGATGTCGACCGCGCCAACGCCGGCGCCCGCGCCCAGAGCATCCCGCAGGACCGCGAGCTCATCCATGCGATCCCGCAGGAGTACACCGTCGATCGCAACATCGGCATCCGCGATCCCATCGGCATGATCGGCACGCGCCTCGAGACGGAGATGTACCTCGTCACGATCGGCTCCTCGCCGGCGATGAACCTCCGCAAGGCCGTCGAGCGCTCGGGCTACAAGGTGCAGGAGCTCGTGCTCGAGCCGCTCGCGAGCGCGCTCAGCGTCCTCACCGACGACGAGAAGGAGCTCGGCGTCGCGCTCGTCGAGATGGGCGCCGGCACCACCGACGTCGCCGTCTTCCACGAGGGCAAGATCCGCCACCTCGGCACCATCGGGTACGGCGGCCTCAACGTGACGAGCGACATCGTCCACGGCCTCGGCGTGACGCAGGCCGACGCCGAGCGGCTCAAGGAGCAGTACGGCGCGGCCTTCGAGGGCTTCGTCCCGCACGAGGAGAAGATCCGCCTCCCCAGCACCGGCGCGCAGGGCGACCGCGAGATCCCGCGGTCGCTGCTCGCGCACATCATCCATCAGCGCACGCAGGAGATCTTCGAGATGGTCCTGCGCGACATCGAGGCGGCGGGGCTCATCAAGAAGCTCTCCGCCGGCGTGGTGGTGACGGGTGGCGCGAGCGCGCAGCCGGGCACGGCCGACCTCGCCAACGAGGTCTTCGGACTCGGCGCGCGCATCGGCATCCCGGGCGAGTTCCTCGGCGGGCTGGCCGACAGCGTGCAGGCCCCGCGCTTCGCGACGGTCACGGGTCTGGTGCAGTACGGCGCCCATCGCGTGGCGCTCGGCGCGAACCCGGGGAAGGGCAAGCGCATGAGCCTCAGCACCGCGGGGCCGAGCATGGACAACCTGGCGGCGCGGTTCAAGACGTGGCTGCAGGACTTCTTCTGA
- a CDS encoding CZB domain-containing protein, with protein sequence MSATSQIEQAIGTHGLFKLRLRSAISTGRLEGSVATLGSHLNCPFGKWMDSPSVAPPTKASSQYAKVDLLHARFHVAAAKVAALAIAGKADEAKAALEADGEFAVVSAEFMTAMQEWKGNIGALARPSARLSRPVVMTELMG encoded by the coding sequence ATGTCCGCCACGTCACAGATCGAGCAGGCCATCGGCACCCACGGCCTCTTCAAGCTCCGCCTCCGCAGCGCCATCAGCACGGGGCGCCTGGAAGGCTCGGTCGCGACCCTCGGCTCGCACCTGAACTGCCCGTTCGGGAAGTGGATGGACTCCCCCTCGGTGGCCCCGCCGACCAAGGCGTCGAGTCAGTACGCCAAGGTGGACCTGCTCCACGCGCGCTTCCACGTCGCCGCCGCGAAGGTCGCCGCCCTCGCGATCGCCGGGAAGGCGGACGAGGCGAAGGCCGCGCTCGAGGCCGACGGCGAGTTCGCCGTGGTCTCGGCCGAGTTCATGACCGCGATGCAGGAGTGGAAGGGGAACATCGGGGCGCTGGCAAGGCCATCAGCGCGGCTGTCGCGGCCGGTGGTGATGACGGAACTGATGGGATGA
- a CDS encoding CZB domain-containing protein, protein MASPKEIDKAIGAHGMWKTRLKTAIGTGKIDVPVATIRADDQCEFGKWLAGSAIPAAVKGSPRYAEVRKLHAEFHQQAARVAALATEGKKAEAEQAVALTGPFSGASARLTAAMQGWKTELDKA, encoded by the coding sequence ATGGCATCCCCCAAGGAAATCGACAAGGCGATCGGCGCGCACGGCATGTGGAAGACGCGCCTCAAGACGGCGATCGGCACCGGGAAGATCGACGTGCCCGTCGCGACCATCCGTGCCGATGACCAGTGCGAGTTCGGCAAGTGGCTCGCGGGCAGCGCGATCCCGGCCGCGGTGAAGGGCTCGCCCCGGTACGCCGAGGTCCGGAAGCTCCACGCCGAGTTCCACCAGCAGGCGGCGCGCGTGGCGGCGCTGGCGACGGAGGGGAAGAAGGCCGAAGCCGAGCAGGCGGTGGCGCTCACCGGCCCCTTCTCGGGCGCCTCGGCCCGCCTCACGGCGGCGATGCAGGGCTGGAAGACGGAGCTCGACAAGGCCTGA
- the ftsZ gene encoding cell division protein FtsZ, which translates to MSIFEFEDTAAQHARMKVVGVGGGGGNAVNRMIEEHLEGVEFISVNTDAQALLNSKSDVKIQIGKKLTRGLGAGARPEIGRQAIEENRDEVMRTISGADLVFVTCGMGGGTGTGAAPIVCELAKEAGALTVGIVTKPFLFEGRKRMRQADEGIAEMAKHVDTLIVVPNERLLAVVGKGIPFQDALKKADEVLLQATGGISSIITKAGVVNVDFADVRTVMKDGGSAIMGTGIGRGDDRAVDAARMAIESPLLDNVSIAGARGVLINITGGMELTLGDVTTISDIVKEAVGEDSEIIFGAVNEPAMQGEVRVTVIATGFDRKVAQQGGLISRAAATPIIPLDQARQRPSISVNTSSPANGHGQGGSGAASGNAMPRPRPAPRQLEDLSDMEIPTFIRRQMD; encoded by the coding sequence ATGAGCATCTTCGAGTTCGAGGACACCGCGGCGCAGCACGCCCGCATGAAGGTCGTCGGCGTCGGTGGCGGCGGTGGCAACGCCGTCAACCGAATGATCGAGGAGCACCTCGAGGGCGTCGAGTTCATCTCGGTGAACACCGACGCGCAGGCGCTGCTGAATTCCAAGTCGGACGTGAAGATCCAGATCGGCAAGAAGCTCACGCGGGGACTCGGCGCCGGCGCCCGCCCGGAAATCGGGCGTCAGGCGATCGAGGAGAACCGCGATGAGGTCATGCGCACCATCTCCGGTGCCGACCTCGTCTTCGTGACCTGCGGCATGGGCGGCGGCACCGGCACCGGCGCGGCCCCCATCGTCTGCGAACTCGCGAAGGAGGCCGGCGCGCTCACCGTCGGCATCGTCACCAAGCCGTTCCTCTTCGAAGGCCGCAAGCGCATGCGCCAGGCCGACGAGGGGATCGCCGAGATGGCGAAGCACGTCGACACGCTCATCGTCGTTCCCAACGAGCGCCTCCTCGCCGTGGTCGGGAAGGGCATCCCCTTCCAGGACGCGCTCAAGAAGGCCGATGAGGTCCTCCTGCAGGCGACCGGCGGCATCTCCTCGATCATCACCAAGGCCGGCGTCGTCAACGTCGACTTCGCCGACGTGCGCACCGTCATGAAGGACGGCGGCTCGGCGATCATGGGCACCGGCATCGGCCGCGGCGACGACCGCGCGGTGGACGCGGCGCGCATGGCGATCGAGAGCCCGCTGCTCGACAACGTCTCCATCGCCGGCGCGCGCGGCGTGCTCATCAACATCACCGGCGGCATGGAGCTCACCCTCGGCGACGTCACCACCATCAGTGACATCGTGAAGGAGGCCGTCGGCGAGGACAGCGAGATCATCTTCGGCGCGGTCAACGAGCCGGCGATGCAGGGAGAGGTCCGCGTCACCGTCATCGCGACGGGCTTCGACCGGAAGGTGGCGCAGCAGGGCGGGCTCATCAGCCGCGCCGCCGCGACGCCGATCATCCCGCTCGACCAGGCGCGCCAGCGGCCCTCGATCAGCGTGAACACGTCGTCGCCGGCCAATGGGCACGGGCAGGGAGGCTCGGGTGCCGCGAGCGGGAATGCGATGCCCCGTCCGCGCCCCGCGCCGCGCCAGCTCGAGGATCTGAGCGACATGGAGATCCCGACGTTCATTCGGAGACAGATGGATTGA
- a CDS encoding M23 family metallopeptidase, whose protein sequence is MKGATRLLTGAVIAALAIAALRLPAPRPGRPGELLSRRWFQQDTLGRGETLSELLVRRGLSASEASDILAATTLDPRRIPAGLTIEVSGDTSTTQVQEVRFFLGVDRILKVVRGDTTTGWRATDERIPWVTDTLLVRGVVNSSLYEAVESGAAELLPAKARQELAWSIADIYEYRVDMSRELQQGDEVRVLFERQSLPSGVMKVGTVLAAGLQRAGTEVQAIRMDVDNGRSKYYDEKGRSLAASFLRSPVSFRRISSGFGRRKHPVLGTWRQHQGMDYAANSGTPVRSIGDGVVVFTGRKGGYGNTVEVRHPNGYVTRYGHLRGFAEGIRSGARVNIEQTIGYVGMTGLATGPHLHFEVLIGGVQKDPRLVLQATAGPPLVGADLALFQRIRTAAVYALDQPAGVVRVAH, encoded by the coding sequence TTGAAGGGGGCCACGCGCCTCCTGACCGGTGCGGTGATCGCGGCGCTCGCGATCGCCGCATTGCGTTTGCCGGCCCCCCGGCCCGGCCGCCCCGGCGAACTCCTCTCGCGCCGCTGGTTCCAGCAGGACACGCTCGGCCGCGGCGAGACCCTCAGCGAACTCCTCGTGCGCCGCGGCCTCTCGGCCAGTGAGGCGAGCGACATCCTCGCCGCGACGACGCTCGACCCGCGCCGCATCCCCGCCGGCCTCACCATCGAGGTGAGTGGCGACACGTCGACGACGCAGGTCCAGGAGGTCCGCTTCTTCCTCGGCGTGGACCGCATCCTGAAGGTCGTCCGCGGCGACACCACGACCGGCTGGCGCGCGACCGATGAACGCATCCCGTGGGTCACGGACACGCTGCTCGTCCGCGGCGTGGTGAACTCCTCGCTCTACGAGGCGGTGGAATCCGGTGCCGCCGAGCTCCTCCCCGCCAAGGCGCGGCAGGAGCTCGCCTGGAGCATCGCCGACATCTACGAGTACCGGGTGGACATGTCGCGCGAGCTGCAGCAGGGCGACGAGGTCCGCGTCCTCTTCGAGCGCCAGTCGCTCCCGAGCGGCGTGATGAAGGTGGGAACGGTCCTCGCGGCGGGATTGCAGCGCGCGGGCACGGAGGTCCAGGCGATCCGCATGGACGTCGACAACGGCCGCAGCAAGTACTACGACGAGAAGGGGCGCTCCCTCGCGGCGAGCTTCCTCCGCTCGCCGGTCTCGTTCCGCCGCATCTCGAGCGGTTTCGGCCGCCGCAAGCACCCGGTGCTCGGCACCTGGCGGCAGCACCAGGGGATGGACTACGCGGCCAACAGCGGGACGCCGGTGCGCTCGATCGGCGACGGGGTGGTGGTGTTCACGGGCCGGAAGGGCGGCTACGGGAACACGGTCGAAGTGCGCCATCCGAACGGCTACGTGACGCGCTATGGGCACCTGCGAGGCTTCGCCGAGGGGATCCGCAGCGGTGCGCGGGTGAACATCGAGCAGACGATCGGCTACGTGGGCATGACGGGCCTGGCGACGGGGCCGCACCTCCACTTCGAGGTGCTCATCGGCGGCGTGCAGAAAGACCCGCGCCTGGTGCTCCAGGCGACGGCAGGCCCGCCGCTCGTCGGCGCGGACCTCGCGCTCTTCCAGCGCATCCGCACCGCCGCGGTCTACGCGCTCGACCAGCCTGCCGGCGTCGTTCGCGTCGCGCACTGA